A window of the Cutaneotrichosporon cavernicola HIS019 DNA, chromosome: 6 genome harbors these coding sequences:
- a CDS encoding uncharacterized protein (Belongs to the cytochrome b5 family), with the protein MPTVDPVAVTVSIVLALIIGYILLSKPPTRAAPKRAGSPPPAPKEAPTKSKLLSQPSGAAVAAQMSVMSAPAADLAPPKSTPISVAELAQCDGKDASKPIWVAIKGKVYDVTNKREMYGPGAGYNVFAGKDASRGLGMSSLDPKDAVSDYSTLNEAQMKTLDQWDSFFAKRYNIVGKVVP; encoded by the exons ATGCCAACTGTCGACCCCGTCGCTGTAACCGTCTCCATCGTCCTAGCCCTCATCATCGGCTACATCCTCCTCTCAAAGCCCCCGACTCGTGCAGCACCCAAGCGCGCtggctctcctcctcctgcacCAAAGGAAGCACCTACCAAATCGAAACTCCTCTCACAACCCTCGGGCGCCGCTGTTGCCGCTCAG ATGTCCGTCATGTCCGCTCCCGCTGCCGACCTGGCCCCACCCAAG TCAACCCCCATCTCCGTCGCCGAACTCGCCCAGTGCGACGGTAAGGATGCGTCCAAGCCCATCTGGGTCGCCATCAAGGGCAAAGTGTACGACGTGACCAACAAGCGCGAGATGTACGGTCCTGGCGCTGGTTACAATGTCTTTGCGGGCAAGGACGCTTCCCGCGGACTGGGGATGAGCTCGCTCGACCCCAAGGACGCGGTTAGCGACTACTCGACGCTCAATGAGGCGCAGATGAAGACGCTGGATCAGTGGGACTCGTTCTTTGCCAAG cgctACAACATTGTCGGCAAGGTTGTTCCCTAG
- a CDS encoding uncharacterized protein (Histone-fold-containing protein), with protein MKPRTSTSAPKAATPAHPSAAQQAAYTHSIAELELPKTTLTKLAKGSIPDNVKMQQDVVHALLRGSTLFINYLSAAAHDQAVSRSGKQITAGDVLKAIADLDFGPSDALLPLLEQELASYRAIQAAAKARKAPPKKRGKEPEEGMAVDEEEEEEEHEEHEEAEDEEAEEEEVENGA; from the exons ATGAAACCACGAACCAGCACCTCAGCCCCAAAGGCCGCAACCCCAGCCCATCccagcgccgcgcagcaggcAGCATACACACATAGCATTGCGGAACTCGAGCTCCCTAAGACGACATTGACCAAGCTGGCCAAGGGATCG ATCCCTGATAACGTCAAAATGCAGCAGGACGTGGTGCACGCCCTCCTGAGGGGTTCAACGCTGTTCATCAACTATCTCT CTGCTGC cgcACACGACCAAGCTGTCTCCCGCTCCGGCAAGCAGATCACCGCCGGCGACGTCCTGAAAGCCATCGCAGACTTGGACTTTGGCCCCTCCGACGCccttctcccactcctcgaACAGGAGCTTGCCT CATACCGCGCCATCCAGGCGGCCGCGAAGGCGCGCAAGGCGCCACCCAAGAAGCGCGGGAAGGAGCCGGAAGAGGGTATGGCCGTagacgaggaagaagaggaggaggagcatgAGGAGCAtgaggaagccgaggatgaggaggctgaggaggaagaggttgaGAACGGCGCCTGA
- a CDS encoding uncharacterized protein (Yos1-like protein) produces the protein MLFGFGNILLSALLLVNAVAILNEERFLARIGWSTRGSPAANSGFGNVPDPTYDPAYGNPDGVSFKTKVVNLIGAVRTLMRLPLIVINVVVILFLLIAG, from the exons ATGCTCTTCGGCTTCGGCaacatcctcctctcggcgctactcctcgtcaacgccgtCGCAATCCTGAACGAGGAGCGTTTCCTCGCGCGCA TTGGCTGGTCAACACGCGGCAGTCCAGCAGCCAATTCTGGGTTCGGTAATGTTCCCGATCCCACGTACGACCCCGCATACGGTAATCCCGACGGTGTGAGCTTCAAGACAAAGGTCGTAAATCTCATCGGTGCGGTGCGGACGTTGATGCGAC tgcCGCTTATAGTCATCAACGTCGTGGT cattctcttcctcctcattGCGGGATAG
- the SIS1 gene encoding uncharacterized protein (DnaJ C terminal domain) — MVNNTEYYKTLGLSKDASDADIKKAYRKESLKWHPDKNPGEKAAVAEEKFKKIGEAYEVLSDPEKKKIYDQFGEEGLKGGMPGGGPGGGGPGFSSFGAGGGGPGFSFHATDPNDIFNAFFSQMGGGGGGGGDEYASFGGGGGGFPGGGARRRAPRGGMGGMGGMGGMGGMGGMGGGMGGMGGMPGGYEEPQPPTPVSEIERPLPLSLEELYKGGTKRLKITRHMRNGRSEEKILEVAYKPGWKAGTKVTFAGAGNEDEYGRGQNIKFVIAEKEHPRFKREGDDLLVQVNLTLSQALLGPDGGGAITKQIDQLDGRRIDVSIPAGHIVQPGEETIVKGEGMPISKASSVKKVGDLRVRWNVIFPKSLSPTERDALRKALG; from the exons ATGGTGAACAATACCGAATATTACAAG ACCCTTGGCCTCAGCAAGGACGCGTCCGATGCCGACATCAAGAAGGCATACCGCAAGGAGTCCCTCAAGTGGCACCCAGACAAGAACCCCGGTGAAAAGGCCGCTGTCGCTGAGGAGAAGTTCAAGAAA ATCGGCGAGGCGTACGAGGTCCTGTCCGACCCAGAGAAGAAAAAGATCTACGACCAGtttggcgaggagggcctTAAGGGCGGCATGCCCGGCGGTGGTcccggcggtggcggcccGGGCTTCTCTTCGttcggcgcgggcggcggtggtcCTGGCTTCTCGTTCCATGCGACCGACCCCAACGACATCTTCAA CGCGTTCTTCTCACagatgggtggcggtggtggtggtggtggcgacgagTACGCATCCtttggtggcggcggcggcggcttccccggcggcggggcgcgccgccgtgccCCACGCGGTGGCATGGGCGGTATGGGTGGTatgggcggcatgggaggaatgggcggcatgggcggcggaATGGGCGGAATGGGCGGCATGCCGGGCGGATACGAGGAGCCCCAGCCGCCAACACCTGTGTCCGAGATTGAGCGGCCACTCCCCCTCAGCCTTGAAGAGCTGTACAAGGGCGGCACGAAGCGCCTCAAGATAACGCGCCACATGCGCAACGGCCggagcgaggagaagattctcgaggtcgcgtACAAGCCGGGATGGAAGGCCGGCACCAAGGTGACGTTTGCGGGCGCCGGCAACGAGGACGAATACGGTCGCGGCCAGAACATCAAGTTTGTCATtgcggagaaggagcaCCCGCGCTTTaagcgcgagggcgacgacctgcTGGTTCAGGTCAACCTCACGCTGTCGCAGGCGCTGCTGGGCCCtgatggcggcggcgcaaTCACCAAGCAGATCGATCAGCTCGATGGGCGCCGGATAGACGTGTCCATCCCCGCGGGGCACATTGTGCAGCCTGGCGAGGAGACTATTGTCAAGGGCGAAGGCATGCCCATCTCCAAGGCAAGCAGCGTCAAGAAGGTCGGCGACCTCCGCGTGCGCTGGAACGTCATCTTCCCCAAGTCGCTCAGCCCCACTGAGAGGGACGCGCTGCGCAAGGCCCTCGGATAA
- the LST8 gene encoding uncharacterized protein (WD domain, G-beta repeat), producing MTPAGHGQLGNAYASDSPSQQAAEMSVVLCTSGYDHTIRFWEAWSGICYRQIPLQPQWKQVNRLAISPDKMYLAAAGNAVGNTAVRIWDIPSLSNTPVMTLDGHTGNVTALQYSAQGKWIVTGSEDGTVKVWDTRTGQVQRTYKHEGTMVNDVVIHPNQGELISCDQVGSVKIWDLGENTCTHELVPAEDVPIRSVSIASDGGTLVAGNNLGTVFVWRIQSGSDTPSLVPVTSFLAHSKYITRCLLSPDTRFLATCSADTTVKLWSTKDYEYTLDRTLEGHQRWVWDAAFSADSAYLVTASSDHAARLWDLATGETVRQYEGVDTYCLSESTRHG from the exons ATGACACCGGCCGGCCACGGACAACTCGGGAATGCTTACGCTTCAGACTCGCCATCACAGCAGGCGGCCGAGATGAGCGTTGTGCTGTGCACTTCTGGCT ACGACCACACGATCCGCTTCTGGGAGGCGTGGAGCGGCATCTGCTACCGCCAGATCCCTCTGCAGCCGCAATGG AAACAGGTGAACCGCCTCGCAATCAGTCCCGACAAGATGTACCTCGCCGCAGCCGGGAACGCCGTCGGCAACACGGCAGTGCG gaTATGGGACATTCCCTCACTCTCGAACACGCCAGTGATGACGCTGGACGGGCATACGGGCAATGTGACAGCGCTGCAGTACTCTGCGCAAGGCAAGTGGATCGTGACGGGCTCCGAGGACGGGACGGTCAAGGTGTGGGACACAAG AACGGGACAGGTGCAGCGCACGTACAAGCACGAGGGGACGATGGTGAACGATGTGGTGATCCACCCGAATCAGGGTGAGCTGATCAGCTGCGACCAGGTGGGCAGTGTCAAGATCTGGGACCTGGGCGAGAACACCTGCACACACGAGCTCGTGCCGGCTGAAGACGTACCCATCCGCTCGGTCAGCATTGCCAGCGACGGAGGAACCTTAGTCGCAGGCAATAACCTCGGTACCGTCTTCGTGTGGCGCATACAGAGCGGGAGCGATACACCGTCGCTCGTACCCGTTACCTCGTTCCTCGCCCACTCCAAGTACATCACGCGCTGCCTGTTATCGCCCGACACGCGGTTCCTCGCCACGTGTTCGGCCGACACGACTGTCAAGCTCTGGAGCACCAAGGACTACGAATACACGCTTGACCGCACGCTCGAGGGACACCAGCGCTGGGTATGGGATGCTGCGTTCTCCGCCGACTCGGCTTACCTCGTTACCGCCTCTAGCGACCACGCGGCGCGTCTCTGGGATCTCGCTACTGGCGAGACGGTCCGGCAGTACGAAG GAGTAGATACTTATTGTCTTTCAG AAAGCACCAGACATGGCTGA